One genomic region from Leifsonia sp. Root1293 encodes:
- a CDS encoding response regulator transcription factor, with the protein MTEPARILVVEDDGRLAGMLRELLEGEGYGVVVARDGQRALHEGLTSPFDLLLLDRGLPVIEGLDVLDKLRASGVATPALVLSALGNPADRVEGLDRGAEDYLSKPFDIGELLARIRALLRRRAPTSPVLVVPGGHFDADSRLVTLDGAGSIMLSERESDLLEKLARRPNQVFERADLLDDVFPDADDLGVVDTYVHYLRRKLGPDVILTVRGIGYRIGVTR; encoded by the coding sequence ATGACCGAGCCCGCGCGCATCCTGGTGGTGGAGGACGATGGTCGTCTCGCCGGGATGCTCAGAGAACTGCTCGAGGGAGAGGGATACGGTGTCGTCGTCGCCCGCGACGGACAACGCGCGCTGCACGAGGGCCTCACCTCTCCCTTCGATCTGTTGTTGCTCGACCGCGGTCTCCCGGTGATCGAGGGCCTCGACGTGCTCGACAAGCTCCGGGCGAGCGGCGTCGCGACGCCGGCGCTCGTGCTGTCCGCCCTCGGCAACCCGGCCGACCGTGTCGAAGGACTCGACCGCGGGGCCGAAGACTACCTATCGAAGCCCTTCGACATCGGCGAGCTTCTGGCGCGCATCCGAGCCCTTCTGCGGCGTCGCGCACCGACCTCGCCAGTGCTCGTCGTTCCGGGTGGACACTTCGACGCCGACAGCCGCCTGGTCACCCTCGACGGTGCGGGGAGCATCATGCTCTCGGAACGAGAGAGCGACCTGCTCGAGAAGCTCGCCCGACGGCCGAACCAGGTGTTCGAGCGCGCCGATCTGCTCGACGACGTGTTCCCGGATGCCGATGATCTCGGCGTTGTCGACACCTACGTGCACTACCTGCGGCGCAAGCTCGGACCTGATGTGATCCTGACGGTTCGCGGTATCGGTTACCGCATCGGAGTGACGCGATGA
- a CDS encoding sensor histidine kinase — MSTTDDRELRRAVRRLAMQFTALIAVLFLVLGALVYGLVSRSADESLDRTLHDAAQVDSPRDLPSGVWVTIIDDDGDPTRSSRESPDGLPDTAALEQVDASGQALSSEVSADGHTFRVLTTLDHGRLVQVAVDEHEAREELSRLLTALVAAGVAALVVSAVAATWMARRAIRPLADALSLQRRFVADASHELRTPLTLLSTRAQMLRRRVPPSEESGTLGAGLEEIVQDARDLTATLEDLLIAADPREVNNFEDIDLIASIREVAATFTTESMDRGIELEVPDAAPVVISGARAALQRMLVALLANALDHARRRVTITATTSGRDAVLTVADDGPGFPPELVGRAFERFATSRPVETEPSGQRHYGLGLALVSDVATRLGGSVGIAPNPSGGGGRITVQIPLRRN; from the coding sequence ATGAGCACGACCGACGACCGAGAGTTGCGCCGGGCCGTTCGCAGACTCGCAATGCAGTTCACGGCCCTGATCGCCGTGCTGTTCCTCGTGCTCGGTGCCCTCGTCTACGGCCTCGTGAGTCGCAGCGCCGATGAGTCGCTCGACCGCACATTACACGATGCTGCGCAGGTCGACTCCCCTCGGGACCTGCCGTCGGGAGTGTGGGTCACAATCATCGACGATGACGGAGACCCGACTCGGTCGTCACGCGAGAGTCCAGATGGGCTACCAGACACAGCGGCGCTCGAGCAGGTGGATGCAAGCGGCCAGGCGCTCAGTTCCGAGGTGTCCGCCGATGGACATACCTTCCGCGTGCTCACGACCCTCGACCACGGACGCCTGGTGCAGGTCGCCGTCGACGAACACGAGGCACGGGAGGAGCTGTCACGCCTCCTCACCGCCTTGGTCGCCGCCGGAGTGGCAGCGCTCGTGGTGAGTGCAGTCGCCGCCACGTGGATGGCCCGACGCGCCATCCGTCCCCTCGCCGACGCCCTCTCCCTTCAACGCCGTTTCGTCGCCGACGCCAGCCATGAGCTGCGCACACCGCTCACCCTGCTCAGCACACGGGCGCAGATGTTGAGGCGTCGAGTGCCGCCCTCCGAGGAGAGCGGCACCCTTGGCGCGGGGCTCGAGGAGATCGTGCAGGACGCACGCGATCTCACAGCCACCCTGGAGGACCTACTCATTGCCGCAGACCCGCGTGAGGTGAACAACTTCGAGGACATCGACCTGATTGCGAGCATCCGGGAGGTGGCTGCCACGTTCACAACGGAGTCAATGGACCGGGGAATCGAGCTCGAGGTCCCGGATGCCGCACCCGTGGTGATCTCGGGCGCCCGGGCCGCGCTTCAGCGCATGCTGGTCGCACTGCTGGCCAACGCGCTCGACCATGCGCGCCGCCGGGTGACGATCACGGCGACGACTTCCGGAAGGGACGCCGTCCTCACGGTTGCGGACGACGGTCCGGGCTTCCCCCCTGAACTGGTCGGCCGCGCATTCGAGCGATTCGCCACTTCTCGTCCTGTCGAAACCGAGCCGTCCGGCCAGCGTCACTACGGACTCGGCCTGGCACTGGTATCCGATGTCGCCACCCGCCTCGGCGGATCCGTCGGCATAGCGCCGAACCCATCGGGCGGCGGCGGCAGGATCACAGTCCAAATCCCGCTGCGGCGAAACTGA
- a CDS encoding amidohydrolase family protein, whose amino-acid sequence METTIVNARVFDGIDRPVWTSVRFADGIITECAASSAAIEGDVVIDAGGATLLPGLIDSHVHLVPGAQVHSLNAGVTTVADMFSTPDVLQAAMAQARSRVDVADVISSGIGATSPKGHPTAMYPPFPTVTSPEEADRFVDERIGEGSDFLKVFSGIDGRGPSLDAETITALVTAAHTRGLVVVAHVNTVRDVHQVVEAGVDVVAHVPVDADLDAGLIERMVAAGVAVGPTLVTRENLLRGPSGAASHRSGEVWFARARRNVRRLAEAGVVLLAGTDAPNPGTPFGTSLFRELELLVECGLSPTQALAAATSEPARVFRLSDRGRVDVGRRADLILVDGDPTSNLDAMRSITRIWRAGVPYTPRPFVPTPPEVQQLEAFDGRVAKAVAVIRNRRF is encoded by the coding sequence ATGGAAACGACGATCGTGAACGCACGAGTCTTCGACGGGATCGATCGCCCGGTCTGGACCTCGGTCAGGTTCGCTGACGGCATCATCACTGAATGCGCTGCCTCATCTGCAGCGATCGAGGGTGACGTGGTCATCGACGCGGGCGGGGCCACTCTTCTTCCGGGACTTATCGACTCCCATGTGCACCTGGTTCCCGGCGCCCAAGTCCACTCGCTGAATGCTGGCGTCACCACTGTCGCCGATATGTTCAGCACGCCCGACGTCCTACAGGCCGCCATGGCGCAAGCCCGCTCACGAGTTGATGTCGCTGACGTCATCTCGTCCGGTATCGGTGCCACTTCCCCGAAGGGGCACCCAACAGCGATGTATCCGCCGTTCCCGACGGTGACATCCCCCGAAGAGGCGGACCGGTTCGTCGACGAACGCATCGGCGAGGGTTCCGATTTCCTCAAAGTATTCTCAGGCATTGACGGTCGCGGGCCGTCGCTCGATGCCGAAACCATCACCGCCCTCGTCACCGCAGCGCACACCCGCGGTCTCGTTGTCGTCGCTCATGTGAATACTGTGCGGGACGTGCACCAAGTCGTAGAAGCCGGGGTCGATGTGGTGGCTCATGTCCCCGTGGACGCCGACCTCGACGCGGGGCTCATCGAACGAATGGTCGCCGCTGGTGTTGCAGTCGGTCCGACCCTGGTCACACGCGAGAACCTCCTTCGCGGACCCAGCGGAGCAGCATCGCACCGCAGTGGCGAAGTATGGTTCGCGCGAGCTCGCCGCAACGTGCGACGTCTCGCTGAAGCGGGAGTTGTGCTGCTGGCTGGCACCGACGCCCCAAATCCCGGCACCCCCTTCGGAACCAGCTTGTTCCGGGAGCTGGAACTCCTCGTAGAGTGCGGACTCAGCCCGACACAGGCATTGGCCGCAGCGACGAGCGAGCCGGCGCGGGTATTCAGGCTCTCCGATCGCGGTCGAGTGGATGTCGGTAGGCGAGCGGACCTGATACTCGTCGACGGTGATCCCACGTCGAACCTCGACGCCATGCGATCCATCACACGCATCTGGCGCGCGGGAGTGCCCTACACCCCGCGCCCTTTCGTTCCCACGCCACCCGAAGTACAGCAGCTCGAAGCGTTCGACGGCAGGGTCGCCAAGGCCGTCGCTGTCATCCGCAACCGGCGCTTCTGA
- a CDS encoding LacI family DNA-binding transcriptional regulator — MQDVAGLAGVSAKTVSNVLSGYEHVSPQMRERVLAAVAELGYEINVSARNLRVGRTRVIGLALPELSQAYFAELADSVIRFAGERNYAVLIEQTIADDVTEVSTAAAMRKHSIDGLIYSPLSFAADDAEHLESEFPLVILGDPVDGSIADHVTMANEAAMRGATEHLLDLGRTRIAAIGANPEGPVGTGASRLRGYMEALRSHGITPEPGLIVSAPVWHRTNGVEAVERLIASGAEFDAIVCFNDALALGAMHALQRAGRRIPYDVSVVGFDDIEDSAYATPSLTSVSPRRDDIARIALDLLIDQIEGNERDRPRVVEVGFTLVERESSAGVLVA, encoded by the coding sequence ATGCAGGATGTCGCTGGTCTCGCTGGGGTATCCGCGAAGACAGTGTCGAACGTGCTGTCGGGCTATGAGCACGTCTCACCACAGATGCGGGAGCGGGTGCTGGCCGCCGTTGCGGAGCTGGGTTATGAGATCAACGTGTCGGCGCGCAACCTCCGCGTCGGTCGGACCCGCGTCATCGGTCTTGCACTGCCCGAGTTGAGCCAGGCCTACTTCGCCGAACTGGCCGATTCCGTCATCCGATTTGCGGGTGAACGCAATTACGCAGTGTTGATCGAGCAAACCATCGCTGACGATGTCACCGAAGTGAGCACGGCCGCCGCAATGCGCAAGCACTCGATCGATGGGCTCATCTACAGCCCGCTGTCGTTCGCAGCAGACGACGCAGAACACCTAGAGAGCGAGTTCCCTCTGGTGATCTTGGGCGACCCCGTTGATGGGAGTATCGCCGACCATGTGACGATGGCGAATGAGGCGGCGATGCGGGGCGCGACGGAGCATCTTCTGGATCTCGGGCGCACACGGATCGCTGCAATTGGTGCAAACCCTGAGGGACCAGTGGGCACCGGGGCATCGCGGCTCCGGGGGTACATGGAGGCCCTACGCAGCCACGGAATCACGCCGGAGCCGGGCCTCATCGTCTCCGCTCCGGTGTGGCACCGAACGAACGGGGTCGAGGCAGTCGAGCGACTCATAGCGTCAGGCGCCGAATTCGATGCCATTGTGTGTTTCAACGACGCATTGGCTCTCGGGGCGATGCACGCACTTCAGCGGGCTGGTCGTCGAATCCCCTACGACGTGAGCGTTGTGGGGTTTGACGACATCGAGGATAGTGCCTACGCAACACCATCCCTGACCTCTGTATCACCTCGCCGCGATGACATCGCGAGAATCGCCCTCGATCTGCTGATCGATCAGATCGAGGGCAACGAGCGCGACCGCCCTCGCGTCGTCGAGGTCGGATTCACGTTGGTCGAGCGTGAGTCGTCCGCTGGCGTCTTGGTCGCCTGA
- a CDS encoding ABC transporter substrate-binding protein encodes MKKLIGAAAAAAVVAAGLTGCAPATGDDPAGKVSLTFWHGYTEADGGVLDKIVEEFNASQDDITIKSQTKTWAVIDDTLLPALSSKNGPDLVAMTADRLPVYATKKALVNLDDFYADPKSNTDALKPEAVDMETVNGAKFGVPSGFVPLSVIYNKKLFADAGVTAFPTTWEEWVDVSKKLTVDANSDGTPEQYGLVLPDHATVGNGIWPSLFAGGGGSVTSEDGTEATIDSPENVETLTYWADAIRNDKISPAGVDGIGSDELFTAGKAAMEIGGPWMAGVATASGIDYGLAAIPAGPEAQASTAIGISLAVTDQGDDAKQKAAKQFLAYFNDKATATTWSLGSGWPPLRTDVSAADVSSNATVASLTEIAPGTLPLLPGVVNSADVLTAMDTATQKAVAGGDPAALLKDAQASIEEALSK; translated from the coding sequence ATGAAGAAGCTGATCGGAGCCGCCGCAGCTGCCGCCGTTGTGGCAGCTGGGCTCACCGGATGCGCCCCGGCCACCGGCGACGACCCCGCCGGAAAGGTCTCATTGACCTTCTGGCATGGCTACACCGAAGCGGATGGCGGGGTACTCGACAAGATTGTTGAGGAATTCAACGCGTCTCAGGACGACATCACCATCAAGAGCCAGACGAAGACCTGGGCCGTCATCGATGACACCCTGCTGCCAGCGCTCTCATCCAAGAACGGTCCGGACCTGGTAGCCATGACCGCGGACCGTCTGCCTGTCTACGCGACCAAGAAGGCCCTCGTCAACCTCGACGACTTCTACGCCGACCCGAAAAGCAACACCGACGCATTGAAGCCCGAAGCTGTCGACATGGAGACTGTGAACGGCGCGAAATTCGGAGTTCCCAGCGGTTTCGTGCCACTATCCGTGATCTACAACAAGAAACTCTTCGCTGACGCTGGCGTCACAGCGTTTCCCACTACCTGGGAGGAATGGGTTGACGTCTCGAAGAAGCTGACTGTCGACGCGAACAGCGACGGAACACCCGAACAGTACGGCCTGGTCCTCCCCGACCATGCCACAGTCGGCAACGGAATCTGGCCGAGTCTGTTCGCAGGCGGCGGAGGTTCGGTGACAAGCGAGGACGGCACCGAAGCGACCATCGACTCCCCCGAGAACGTCGAAACACTGACGTACTGGGCTGACGCGATTCGGAACGACAAGATCTCCCCTGCCGGCGTCGACGGCATCGGATCCGACGAGCTCTTCACCGCGGGCAAAGCGGCGATGGAAATCGGCGGTCCGTGGATGGCAGGGGTCGCGACCGCATCAGGCATCGACTACGGGCTGGCTGCAATCCCGGCCGGTCCAGAAGCGCAGGCGTCGACCGCGATCGGCATCTCCCTCGCAGTCACGGATCAGGGCGATGATGCCAAACAGAAGGCGGCAAAGCAGTTCCTCGCATACTTCAACGACAAGGCCACCGCAACGACCTGGTCGCTCGGGTCCGGCTGGCCGCCGCTGCGCACCGACGTGTCTGCAGCTGATGTCAGCTCGAACGCAACCGTCGCCAGCCTCACCGAAATCGCACCCGGAACGCTGCCGCTGCTCCCCGGGGTCGTGAACAGCGCTGACGTCCTCACCGCCATGGACACCGCAACACAAAAGGCGGTCGCCGGCGGAGACCCCGCCGCCCTTCTCAAGGACGCTCAGGCAAGCATCGAAGAAGCATTGTCGAAGTAA
- a CDS encoding carbohydrate ABC transporter permease translates to MTTQNLPRRRAYRPPGQLGGRTPLNVSFSRRAAVVGFLAPALIVLAVFVGWPMISALQLSFTDASGFGDTSYVGLDNYVRVFTDTNTVRAMGNTALYAVLFTPVAIVVALILALIVNSPRLPFAGFFRSTLFLPFIVSLAVAAFAWSYLLDPQIGLLNYWLQGVGIRIGNVLQDPTLAMPTVVLVAVWKSFGFYMVIFLAGLQEIPTSIYEAAQLDGATGWKRFTNITFPLLSNTMAFVVIVALIAALQAFDQIYVLTGGGPYQSTETIVMQIYQSGFKDLELGFASALSYVLLIVTLLLSLVQFLFFGKRGEDTAS, encoded by the coding sequence ATGACCACCCAGAACCTCCCGCGACGTCGCGCCTACAGGCCGCCCGGACAGCTCGGCGGCCGCACCCCCTTGAACGTCTCGTTCAGCCGGAGAGCAGCTGTCGTCGGTTTCCTCGCCCCGGCCCTCATCGTCCTCGCCGTATTCGTTGGATGGCCGATGATCTCAGCGCTGCAGCTCTCGTTCACCGACGCCAGCGGCTTCGGCGACACCTCCTACGTGGGTCTCGACAACTACGTGCGCGTCTTCACCGACACGAACACCGTCCGAGCGATGGGCAACACCGCCTTGTACGCGGTCCTGTTCACCCCGGTCGCCATCGTCGTCGCGCTCATCCTTGCGCTCATCGTGAATAGCCCGCGACTTCCCTTCGCCGGGTTCTTCCGGTCCACCCTCTTCCTCCCGTTCATCGTCTCCCTGGCGGTCGCGGCGTTCGCATGGTCCTACCTGCTCGACCCGCAGATCGGCCTGCTCAACTACTGGCTTCAAGGGGTCGGCATCCGGATCGGAAATGTGCTGCAGGATCCCACCTTGGCCATGCCCACAGTTGTCCTCGTCGCCGTGTGGAAAAGCTTCGGCTTCTACATGGTGATCTTCCTCGCCGGGCTGCAGGAGATCCCAACAAGCATTTACGAAGCCGCTCAGCTGGACGGCGCCACAGGCTGGAAACGCTTCACCAACATCACATTCCCCCTGCTCAGCAACACGATGGCTTTCGTCGTCATCGTCGCTCTGATCGCAGCGCTTCAAGCGTTCGATCAGATCTATGTGCTGACCGGCGGGGGACCCTACCAAAGCACAGAGACCATCGTGATGCAGATCTACCAGTCCGGATTCAAAGACCTCGAGCTCGGATTCGCGTCAGCCTTGTCCTACGTGCTCCTGATCGTGACCCTGCTGCTCAGCCTCGTGCAGTTCCTGTTCTTCGGAAAGCGCGGAGAGGACACCGCCTCATGA
- a CDS encoding carbohydrate ABC transporter permease, with protein sequence MTAITTSRTLTRSRTTTRRPDPGRWLFFAAFLVVTGAIMLPVIIIALTAFKPASEVNAYPPTLFPQQWTLDNFQAIFSELPFGRLIVNSFVFAGGVTIAALVFDSMAAYALARLDFRGSKVLLIVIIATLMIPFQATLIPIYQLVAQLGWVNTFWGLIVPRAADAFGIFFLRQFFLSLPRDLDNAARIDGASEWRVFRSVVLPNAVPALLTLGVFTFVNNWNDLLWPLVFTTDQDMGTITSGLTLLTGPGGIIPQGVMMAGALVAVLPLLVIFLFVQRRFIESVASTGLK encoded by the coding sequence ATGACCGCCATCACCACCAGCCGAACCCTGACCCGATCGCGCACCACGACACGACGGCCAGACCCTGGTCGCTGGTTATTCTTCGCAGCGTTCCTAGTTGTGACGGGCGCGATCATGCTTCCGGTGATCATCATCGCGCTGACCGCCTTCAAACCAGCATCCGAAGTCAACGCCTACCCGCCAACTCTCTTTCCGCAACAGTGGACGCTCGACAACTTCCAAGCGATCTTCTCGGAGCTGCCGTTCGGAAGGCTCATCGTCAACAGCTTCGTGTTCGCCGGCGGCGTCACGATCGCAGCACTGGTCTTCGACTCGATGGCCGCTTACGCCCTCGCCCGCCTCGACTTCCGCGGATCGAAAGTGTTGCTCATCGTCATCATCGCCACTCTGATGATCCCGTTCCAGGCGACGCTGATCCCGATCTACCAACTGGTCGCGCAGCTGGGGTGGGTGAACACATTCTGGGGGCTCATCGTCCCCAGAGCAGCAGACGCCTTCGGAATCTTCTTCCTCCGACAGTTCTTCCTTTCCCTCCCCCGCGATCTCGACAACGCTGCCCGCATTGACGGAGCGTCCGAGTGGAGGGTATTCCGCAGTGTGGTCCTGCCGAATGCGGTTCCAGCGCTGCTGACGCTCGGCGTGTTCACCTTCGTGAACAACTGGAACGACCTTCTCTGGCCGCTTGTGTTCACCACCGACCAGGACATGGGAACAATCACCTCCGGACTCACGCTACTCACGGGACCTGGCGGCATCATCCCGCAAGGCGTGATGATGGCCGGCGCGCTGGTCGCTGTCCTTCCGCTACTCGTGATCTTCCTCTTCGTGCAACGCCGGTTCATCGAGAGCGTCGCAAGCACCGGACTCAAGTGA